TAGGCCTTGGAGAAACTTTATTGGAGGCTGAAAGTATTGAAGAGCAAGAATCCCCAGTGaattgttttagaaaattattcggtaagaaaataataatgttgtTTTATTGTACAGTCTTATAATGACAGTTAGATTCTCAGTTACATAAACTTCTCTCTTGATATAAAGATTAGAAAACCACTTTCTTCAGAACAGTGTCTGGCCACGTTAGGCCAGGCTGACCATATGGCACAAGTAGGTATTACAGTCATTCACGTAAGGTTCTTTGTGATCCTTGGTGGTGTATGGTCAGGTAGAGATGGAGACTCATTGCTGACTGAGAAACCTTACTTAGGAcaaatagaataataataataataacggggaggggggaaaaagcaacaacacaagcctgaatgatttttgttttctattttagttTGTGATGTTCTTCCTCTAATAATTAATAACCCTGACGTTCGACTTCCTGCCAGCTTgttatataaatacctgaataAAGCAGCAGAATTTTATATTAACTATGTAACTAGATCTACACAGACCGAAAGCCAATATCAaggtaagaatatttttataaaattagtCTTCCCTTTTAGTCTTTTTAGTCTTCCCCATTTTAACCTTACTGAAGTTAGGTCTATGTAATGAATCTCTTAGAGAAAGATCAACAGTAGTATTTGATGCTCATTAGATCTTTGATACCAAAATACGTCATGATTATTCAGCTGATTAGTCCTCACAACAAGTGAGGTCAAAATGTTCAAGATCTCCTCATTCAGCCTATCATCTCCCTTACAGAGAAGgtagaaaagctttttgttccCTTCTGGTCTCCTCAGTAAAGAATGGTTACCCTCAAAGCTCAACTGTGCCTTTTTACGTGtccctgaaaataaatctgttagtTTGATTTCTTTATGAAGAGAAAACTGTGCTTGTTTTCCTAGGTTCACAAGATTCCTCTGATATTATGTCTCCAAGCAAACGTAGCTCTCAGAAATATATAATAGATGGTCTTACAGAGAAATCATCGCAGATTACAGATCCTTGGGAGaggctatttaaaatattgtctgtGGTGGGAATGAGGTGTGAATGGCAAATGGATAAAGGAAGAAGGTGAGAAGCTTGTACTTTTccagacatttcttctcaaggAAGATTTTAATTCTTACACAGTACGAATTGGAGAAGGATTTTAACATGAGAACACTTTGTGTAATTAATTTACAttcattcattaattcatttaCATCAAATTAATTACATAAGATGTCCTCATGAAAATCCTTATGAATTTGCAGTTTGTCTTTCAAGACTGtataatgtaaaatgaaaacatggaTCCAGAGAGTCCTTTCAAGTTAGTCATTAAACTAAATCTTGATTGATGGAAGTCATGCACAAGAACTACGGTAGTGTGGGGCATCATTTCCTAGGTGCTCCAGCAAATTAaaagaaggcaaatatttgAAGTTTCACTGGTTTGCATTCCCAGCCTCCCCTGACTTTCAACTGAGGGGTTTCCTGAGCGAAAACATTACGTTTTTCATATTCACTGTGCATTCTTCCCTTTAATTTTGGAGCCTGTGTAACATActgaactttgtttttatttctctttctttctcagaagTTTTGGTGATATTTTGCATAGGATGAAAGACCTCTGCAGATACATCAGTAACTTCGATAGTGATGCACATGCTAAATACAAGAATCAAGTAGTATATTCTACGATGTTGgtgttctttaaaaatgcatttcagtatgTCAGCAACATCCAGCCATCGCTCTTCCAAGGTTAGTTTCTAATGTTTTAAGAGTTCATGTTTTCATTGCTAACGTCAGAGAGATCTTTTCTCAGTACCCTTTTTTAAAACTATCATCTTATAAAATGACGTGAGTTCTCAGTAAGATTCTTCAGAGTCATTGTGGACAGCAGCAAAAGTAGTTTATGACACCTGCTGTAGTGGATTTGAATGAAGATCAGTCTAATTTAGCATTACGGTTTCAGCCTTGGCCAGCAGTGGTTGTCTAGTGAAAAGAAAAGTAGCAGGCCAGATGTTATGTATAACATCGCTAGGGTTTATTCCCACTCATCCTTCAGCATCGTGTTTgtcttattttctcctctgattTTGATTCTTTGAAGCTGTCATTTTTCCTAGTTTCCTTCAGTCGAAAGGCTGTAGACCTTCCACAAAATATGTGAAGATACTTCTGAGTGTGGAACACACAAGAAATGTATAattaatataacaaaaaatgaatagaaaaatactttctgaaatTTGTAACTCACAAATTCCAATTTGTCTTTGTAGTAATCAGTTGAACGATGTCAGTAGGTAGCTAAGCTTGGAAGGCAAATAGAATGGCAGCTTGTCCACAAAGAACACCTCGTCACTTTAAATTAACAAATACGGGAATTAATTGagttgggttttatttttttgatccagaggaaagaaatgttaCAGTGGTATAGTGAGATGCTTTAGCTTTGTGGTAGTTTTAGCTGCTTGATTCTGAATTGTGGGAGAAAGGAAGTATGGCACATGCAAAAATCTTCCTTTCCAAGTTGTACAATTGAGTATGGTTAGGCTCATGTTTTCAGACTAaaccaccaaaaagaaaaatgtatactGAGATATCAGAGTGCAGTCCTTTGTGTGCAGATCTTCTGGTACCTTCCATCATTTCCTGACATCAGGAAAATAGTTCCAAGTCTCCTACTCATTTCTGCTTTAGTGTTAAAGTGCAATGGTATCTGGTGGCTTTTGTATCGTTTCTATCATTAGGGTTTTTCCTACTTGTCTTGAAGGGCTCACTGTAGAAATATGGAATAAGATCCTACCTATTTTGGAGCAGGAAGTGTAGCGGTAGGGAAAAAAGCTGTCTTCTACTCTGTCCAGTAGCTCTTAACTTTGATCAGTGAGTTTCTTGTCACATGTGTGGGCTTGCAGGAGACCTCTTGAAAGAAACCTTTTCAGTGCATTTTCCTTACATAATTCAGTTCTGCCTTGTTGGGGACTTGAGAAGTGAATGAGGCAATTCACACCTCTcgggctgcctgcaggcttgGCAGGAGCTGCTATTTGGGCTGATGCTTTTAGGGGTTTATTTATAACACTATGTGCTAGAAATCAATTAAAAACTCTGTAAGCCCAGATTCTAGAGCACAGTTGGGCTGAGAAACATAACGTGTCTCTTTGTATAGCTGTGTATAATTCTGTAATGCAAGAGAAGGTTTGCAGCCCAAGTAAGGGGTgaggtttagtttggttttCATATTGAAGATTGTGGAATAAAGACTACAGTATGCTTGCCTGCTACTGAGAAGAGCAtgtttttttggaaaggaaagcacTTGCTTAACTGGTACTCACTGAAAACAGTGTgagtaaaagaaaaacccaCTCCTTTCTTTTCAGGTATTGCAGGTAGGCAGTTCTGGAGATATTAGTGTTAAAACTCCTCCAGCATCCCAGTTGTGGTACTTCCATATCTCTTTTCTCATGGATACCGTTTTCTGCCCAATGATTTGAATAATGTTTTAAGTGTACACAGGTTAGATTGTAACACAGAAGAGGGCATGATGATGCAGGATAGGTGATTTCATCTGTTACAGCATGGCAGGTTGTTTGTTGTGTGAACTTCTGTTATAGTGGACGGCTTACACATCCTTTTTGAGTAGATGGGAAAAGCTCAATATGGATTCTTCATGTCAAGAGTTGAAACAGATTCTCCTTATACTGTGGTTTCAACTGTTTTTTCACAGTTATGAATGAGGCCTTAGTCTTTTatcctgcaaacagaaaaagaacaaatgcaagTACTGAAAGTACTTGTTGGCGTTACTGTCTTGTCAGACAGAGATTTCAGAATGGGAAGAGATGAAtgcatttcccttttcctttatatttctcTTTGTCTGAGCTTTGCACATCTACGTACAATTCAATTGtacaaagggagaaaatattttgggaggGAAGACTTTCTTGGTACTGGCCACATACCAGTCTTGTTTGAGAATAGGAGGTGGTGTCCCATTTTATATCTAATAAAACCTAAGCATTAAGATCTGAAATAACAGATACCAGATCCCATGGGGTGTTCTGTAACACCAGTGGAAGTGGAAATTGATGTCTTCTGTGCTTCAAAATGAGGCTTCTGTAGGGGTTTTGGGAGTGACGATGGGAGTTTCTGTACAAGTGAAATCAGCGGGGACAAAGCTGACACTGAAAGATCATACTAGGAAAATCTCATTATAAAATACACTTGCTTCTTTGAGCCTGCCAGCACAGTGCTTTGACTTCTGAGAATGTTTTGAGAATATTTGTGGCTGTTAATTTCAGAGCCACTTGTTCTTTTTACGTATTGAATAATTGTActtgtaatataaaatataaaagcaaataatactTGATGAGAAAAGACATGCTGCCTGAGAATCTTGTGACTGCTTTGTAAGAAAAGGGTTCAAATACATACCCTAAGGCCCTCAAATAAACTCTTGTAACATCTGGTAAATGCGTTGTAACCTTCACCATGAGGCTGCctagaggaaaaacagctttaccAGCATTGCTTCATCTTATACAATTTACAATCTGAAATTCAATTCAGTTATTCTCTAACATTACAATCCACACTCATGAAGGAAGCACAACCAGCTTGGTGTAGGCACAAGACTTTTCAGATCTGTTTAGAACATCTTGACGTAATTTATCTTTACATCCAGGTCCAAATGCTCCAAACCAAGCCCCACTGATTCTTCTCGAGGATGTGACCAATGTCTACGGCGATACAGATATCGATCGtaacaaacacatacacaaaaagaggaaacttgcagagggaagagaaaaaacaatggTAACTCCTTTAGGCCTTTTTGTTTGGAATAAGAATGGCATTGGTACTGGAATTTAGACAACAGTGGTTTTGACATAGATGGGATAGATGTATTTTTAGTACTACCCTGGAATAGCTGTTTCTGACCACAGTATTGCAAACATGCTTTTTGGCTAAAACCAGCAAgaataaaaggatttttctaGCACTTATGTGCTGATaagaatatttcagttttaagaaGCCCAGCAGAGACCGCAGGAAGTGCTAAGAATGGTAACTATAGCAGTCAGACCTTCTACAGGTAAACCTCCAAATTAATTGACTTTGTTATTGGAACTGTgaatacatttgtttctttaatagtGGAAGACCACTGTTTCATGGAATTTCTCTGTTGATGGAAGTGCACACACTTATACAAGAATTATGTTTCCTTTGCATTAAGCTGCTGAAGGCTTAAACTGAGCAGTGAAGTGTAAAGTGTATGTCCTTTAATTGATAATCTGGCTGAAGTGTGGTCGAGGTACACTGTACTTATCAGAAAGAACTCTTTTGGAATACTGTTTATGGTGCTATGCCACTGAGTTGGTAGCAAAACAGATTGTTTTAATGTTAGAATGAACTAAGCGAAATAATGAAAAGTCACTTAAAGACACTGAAACTAGAATCTTGGCATCTCTAGTATGgaactgtttgcttttattaagtGGAACTTCTGTGGCTTAGAatcctttgaaataaatatacaaaaagaaTTGAATCTTTGTCTTTTACTGACTGTTAAGCAGAGCTCAGATGATGAGGATCCTTCTGGGAAGGCACGAAGTCGCCATATAGCAGTAAATAAGGCAGATCTTGCAAATTCTATTGAAGTATTAGAGAGCTTTAAACTGGCAAgagagagctgggagctgctctaTTCCCTGGAATCACTTGACAAAGGTAAGGCTAACTGCAGGCAAGGCTACATGTATTTACACTTCATTGTTGTCATTTTAGTATtgttaaaacagaatttctgtcaTTGGGATACTTAAAGTTTAGCTTACTTTATGTCCTTAGTATTTTTGATCTAGGTTCCACTGAGAAGCTTTTTCAATTGTGACATTTTtgagtgttttgtttctgacttctgttttgctctttgGTTATTCACCCATGCTTcttgcagaagcagcttttgCTGAAGGAGCAGTTGACTCGTAGTACTGTTGATAATACTAGATGAGGATGCGCAGTTAATTGCTCCTTTTAATTCAttcttaagaaaataagatttagaTCATGCCTCTTCCTTTCTAATAAGATGTAAtaatctggaaaacaaatttattttctgaaaagctggcATATACTGTCACTTAGCAGCTTTACTGGacactatgaagaaaaatgtaatgaaactgTGATTGCATAGGAAGAGGGTATCCTATTTTTGAATGATTTCACACTTgtactgttttgtgttttcatttctaaattcagctgtattttttctagataactattttttaactgaaagctgtgatgtgcttcattttttctccctttccttctttcatcaCTTACACAGAGTTCACTAGAATTTGTTTGTCATGGAAGACTGAAACCTGGCTTTGGTTAAGAATCTTTCTTACAGACATGATCATCTaccaggtaaaaaaaaaaaaataaaaatcaagtaaaagctaataaaaatgttataatgTTGCTCTTTCTTTTATGAATAGCTGTTCTGAATAGCTGGTATGACTGCTTTAAGTGACTACTGATTTTATCCTTTAAAATGAGACCCTTTGGAGGATGGAATCATACCATTCTTATTGCAGAATAGGTACCCTACTTACAATATTTCTGTCCTAATTAGCTGATTGTTGAGTCCAGCTAATCTCATCATATGGAGAAGACCTTGACATTGGCATTTTGACCAGTAGAGagagatatatatatagtgtgATGGAAGAACAGTGTAGTTTATTCATCTGCTAATGCATTCTATTGGAATACAGTCAGAGAGAATAATTTTCAAGTAgcagaagattttaaaatgtctcagTTAAGATTTATCATTCTCCTTAAAAATCAGGCTGATTGTTCTCATTTCAGATCCCATCCTATCATTACAGATACCATTCAAGCATTCATGTGAAAGCTTTCTATAAGGAAATTTTTATCTCAATCTTTTTACCCCTTCTACAGAAGATCCTAATACTGTCTTTTTCTATCTTCCTTTTAAAGGGGCAGTACAAAAAAGCAATTAGCAGCCTCCATCACTTGGCAGCTCTTCAGGGCTCCCATTCTCCACAGCAAATTACAGGACAAGGCTCACTAGAAAATCAGAGAGCACTAATCCAGTTAGCAACGTGCCATTTTGCCCTTGGAGAATATCGGGTATGTACAGCATTCCACCCACTGGTCTTCCATCATCTGACCTTGTGGTTCCCATTTGTCTCCCTCCTTCGAATTTTCCCATCATCCTGCTTCCAACAGGGCATCAAACATAAGCCAGGGtctacagaaagaaacattCTTCACAGGGAAAATAATTGCAGTTCCTGTCTAATCTGACCATTAGAATGTACTCTATAAAGTCTGTTTGGTGGTTATAATTTGGGGCGTTTGGTTATGATTTACCATAGCTACAAGTGTTTCAGTTGTATGTCAGTGTATCCTTGATTTTGAATTAGTTAACAAAGAGTTTTAAATATGAGGGGAAAGTCCTTAGGTTTAGGCTTTATGTGGCGGAGGCAAGAAAAGttatatggaaaacaaaatgttgtgatcatcttaaaaaataattagttgtCAGCAGACAGTGTAAGAGACTCCAAAACAATTTGGGCTGGCCTAACATGTGAGCTTGCTTTTCCTTCGGAATAcgtattttgtgtttttaatactAGAGAAGTGCAGGGGGCAGGTGAGTCCATGTGAATGCTGATAATATTGGCTGGTTCTCAGGTCATCCTCAAACCACTGgacttttcttcccttccagctTCCTACGTTTTCGTTAGAAAACTGATTATATATCCCTTCGGACCTTTTGCTGTCTCTAGGAAATAGCATTAAAATTTATAACATTTCTGTCATGCTGTCAAATTGTCATTTTCTTATTCTATTTTTACCATtgacagaaaaagcttttaaaaactaTTCCAAGAATTAATTTGAAAACTTAATCTTTCAAGATAAAATAGTTTTGGATTATAGTTTTATTGATCTAGCACTCCTGAAATGAAGAATGCCAACTATATATTTTTCACAATTATAATGATTTCAGGCACTCAGAGATTGTTTAATGGAATTCATATCACAGCCATGTCTTTTTCTTCAGCCAAACTAAGTTGCATGTTAAGACTACTGAAGCTCTATcagagaaatttcttttttttttttcttttgcagtgcCTGAATCATTATTAACATAGCTTATTTAAGAACCTTAATTAACTAGCATTATCTTGTCTCTGTTCTTTTTATAGCAAACATGCGAAAAAGTGCTTGACCTCATGTGCTATATTTTACTTCCAATACAAGAAGGAGGTAAAGTACAAGAGGAGCAACCTAAAGTAAAGTCTAAATTCAGAAAAGGTATGGAGCTGCTACTCCCCTAAACTCGGTGTCAgcttaattttaattcttgtgTTTTGGTTGagtatataatgtatataattcttgACTGTTTGTGTCGTGAAAAAAGGGAGGCAGTTATTCAATTCTGaattttttcctgctggttcATATTAAAGGGTTTTGGTGATGAAGTCctatcacaggaaaaaaagaaatgaagaataatttttttaatatgtgacTTCACATTTTGAATCAGTTGTAATTTACCTTCAAAattttcctccctgcctcagATTGTTGGCACTTGTatagttgtttttcttcattctttcttcttctaaacATGGAGAATCAGAAGAGCTTTAAAGAAGTCTGTAATAAACTGTTCTGTTACAGGGTCTGATCTGAAGCTTTGGCCGTGTACCAGCAGAGCTATCATGCCTTACTGCCTTCATCTACTGTTAGCTTGCTTCAAGGTAAGCTATGGGCTGCAACTCACATGTCTGTAGGACCTAGTATGTATAGCTGGGGTCCTGAAACTGCATGGCCTTATCCCAGTGGTGAAGCTAGGTGTGAAGGGCTCTGCGTCAAGTCCTTCTCACctaaatgtatttgtagaaGGTAATTTTGTagatggtaattttttttttttttttttttttttggtcggggggtgtggaggaggaggatttattttttttttctcttctatttgcATTGGTTTGGGACAGAGAAGATACGATTTATCTCAAAATATCACTGTCTGTATCCAGACTTCTCTTATAAGTCATCGGAGAGAATTCGGTATTTTGCCTGGAATTTTCCAAtctattttgaatatatatgttAGGGCAGAATGAAATGTGCTTCTAAAGAGCTTGTTTTATATTTGCTCAGGTGTAAGTGAGATAAGtccaatatattttttaagagtaATGTGTCTTTCCTGACCTTCTCCATGTCATTTTTGCCCCTGCAGCTCAGAGCTTTCACAGACAGCAGAGATGATATGGCTTTGGGCCATGTAATTGTTCTGCTTCAGCATGAGTGGCCGAGGGGTGAGAACTTGTTCCTGAAAGCCATCAACAAAATCTGCCAACAAGGAAACTTCCAGTATGAGAATTTCTTCAACTATGTCACAAGTATCCTTTCTATAACCAGGACTGTCTTTCACATCCCAAATTATGTGCTGGGGTGTTGAAAAAGCTGTTAGATAGTTTCAGCAGCAGTTCTTGTCCATGAATCGTATTCCGTATTTATTTACATACTGTGCAAGCCTCTTGTAGTAAGTGGCAGTGCATAATGGACTATAAATAGGTCTTCTGTCACCTGTTCAGGCATTTGAGAGTACCCGTAAGTACACTGCAGTTGCActttcattcagaaaagcagcaccAGCTTAGACTGTTAATGCAAGTCTTTTCAGTAAGATATATATGTCCTTATACTATTTGTTTTGCTATGCCCATCCATAGCTGtggataacaaaaaaaaaaaaaaaaaaagaggtaaagtGATACCTGTACTTCCAAGAGTTGAATGATAGCCATTACTATTTTTGAGTGCTTTCCGTGAGTATGATTTTGGGCTGAGCGAGATAACAAGTAATGTCAAAGTTCATGCAAAGCACATCTAATTTTTATAGTCAGATATCTAGGGTATGCTTTGATCAGCACACACACAGTGGACAGttcagtgtttaattttaaCCTGAATAGCCATCTGACCACGGTCCCCAGGAAGCACAGGGTCTAACTCCTATCTGAGACAATTAAATTGAAGCCCTATTTGGAGGCTGCAATGAGAGTGGTATTAAAagtacgaaaaaaaaaaaaaaaaaaagaaaagctaagtAAAGAACCGAAATAGAAAACTAAAAAGGGTGGTTATGTGCCATTATGGGAGCATTTCCTTCAGTCTCAGCCTCACTATGCACTGCTTTGATAATCGTGCAGtgctggaaaagaaagtaaaatcaaCCAGGAAATTTGTTTGGAGAGATGGTCTTAATTACATGAGCTTTCTTTACCCCTGTATGACTGTACATATGAAAACAATTTGCCTGATGTGTATTTTGCACTTCAAAAGGTCATTTCCCATTAATTTCTGGAGTGTTAGGGATACATGCTATGATCTTGTCACTTTTAAGAATGAGATGTTTCAGTAGCAGTTAATTTTGACTGTCCTTTCGGTACTGTGGCTTCAGATGTGCTGGAAAGGGAAgaatgttctcttttttttttcctactcaaaTCTTTAACGTTTTCCTCAGATATTGATATGTTGGAGGAATTTGCTTATTTAAGAACacaggaaggagggaaaattCATCTGGAACTGTTGCCAAATCAAGCAATGCTGATCAAGTAAGGATAAAAGAGTTTACtgtcttacttttttttcttttttcaaaaaaaaaaaaaaaaaaaaaaagatgttctgTTTGTCTTTGCTTTCATGTAATCTTCAGGATAATAACTCTGTCATGTCTTTGAGTTTAAATTTAAGGAGTTGGGTAAGGAGCTCAAACAAGGtggtgcatttctttttctgactctCCCAGTGACCTGTGAA
This genomic window from Aythya fuligula isolate bAytFul2 chromosome 4, bAytFul2.pri, whole genome shotgun sequence contains:
- the INTS10 gene encoding integrator complex subunit 10 isoform X1 → MSAQGDCEFLVKRARELVPGDLWAAKAWLITARSLYPADFNIQYEMYTIERNAERTASAGRLLYDMFVNFPDQPAVWREISVITSALRNDSQDKQTQFLRGLFETLPGRVQCEMLLKATEQCFNTLERAEMLLLLLRRFPETVVQHGVGLGETLLEAESIEEQESPVNCFRKLFVCDVLPLIINNPDVRLPASLLYKYLNKAAEFYINYVTRSTQTESQYQGSQDSSDIMSPSKRSSQKYIIDGLTEKSSQITDPWERLFKILSVVGMRCEWQMDKGRRSFGDILHRMKDLCRYISNFDSDAHAKYKNQVVYSTMLVFFKNAFQYVSNIQPSLFQGPNAPNQAPLILLEDVTNVYGDTDIDRNKHIHKKRKLAEGREKTMQSSDDEDPSGKARSRHIAVNKADLANSIEVLESFKLARESWELLYSLESLDKEFTRICLSWKTETWLWLRIFLTDMIIYQGQYKKAISSLHHLAALQGSHSPQQITGQGSLENQRALIQLATCHFALGEYRQTCEKVLDLMCYILLPIQEGGKVQEEQPKVKSKFRKGSDLKLWPCTSRAIMPYCLHLLLACFKLRAFTDSRDDMALGHVIVLLQHEWPRGENLFLKAINKICQQGNFQYENFFNYVTNIDMLEEFAYLRTQEGGKIHLELLPNQAMLIKHHTVTRGITKGVKEDFRLAMERQVSRCGENLMVVLHRFCINEKILLLQTLS
- the INTS10 gene encoding integrator complex subunit 10 isoform X2, translated to MSAQGDCEFLVKRARELVPGDLWAAKAWLITARSLYPADFNIQYEMYTIERNAERTASAGRLLYDMFVNFPDQPAVWREISVITSALRNDSQDKQTQFLRGLFETLPGRVQCEMLLKATEQCFNTLERAEMLLLLLRRFPETVVQHGVGLGETLLEAESIEEQESPVNCFRKLFVCDVLPLIINNPDVRLPASLLYKYLNKAAEFYINYVTRSTQTESQYQGSQDSSDIMSPSKRSSQKYIIDGLTEKSSQITDPWERLFKILSVVGMRCEWQMDKGRRSFGDILHRMKDLCRYISNFDSDAHAKYKNQVVYSTMLVFFKNAFQYVSNIQPSLFQGPNAPNQAPLILLEDVTNVYGDTDIDRNKHIHKKRKLAEGREKTMSSDDEDPSGKARSRHIAVNKADLANSIEVLESFKLARESWELLYSLESLDKEFTRICLSWKTETWLWLRIFLTDMIIYQGQYKKAISSLHHLAALQGSHSPQQITGQGSLENQRALIQLATCHFALGEYRQTCEKVLDLMCYILLPIQEGGKVQEEQPKVKSKFRKGSDLKLWPCTSRAIMPYCLHLLLACFKLRAFTDSRDDMALGHVIVLLQHEWPRGENLFLKAINKICQQGNFQYENFFNYVTNIDMLEEFAYLRTQEGGKIHLELLPNQAMLIKHHTVTRGITKGVKEDFRLAMERQVSRCGENLMVVLHRFCINEKILLLQTLS
- the INTS10 gene encoding integrator complex subunit 10 isoform X4 produces the protein MSAQGDCEFLVKRARELVPGDLWAAKAWLITARSLYPADFNIQYEMYTIERNAERTASAGRLLYDMFVNFPDQPAVWREISVITSALRNDSQDKQTQFLRGLFETLPGRVQCEMLLKATEQCFNTLERAEMLLLLLRRFPETVVQHGVGLGETLLEAESIEEQESPVNCFRKLFVCDVLPLIINNPDVRLPASLLYKYLNKAAEFYINYVTRSTQTESQYQGSQDSSDIMSPSKRSSQKYIIDGLTEKSSQITDPWERLFKILSVVGMRCEWQMDKGRRSFGDILHRMKDLCRYISNFDSDAHAKYKNQVVYSTMLVFFKNAFQYVSNIQPSLFQGPNAPNQAPLILLEDVTNVYGDTDIDRNKHIHKKRKLAEGREKTMSSDDEDPSGKARSRHIAVNKADLANSIEVLESFKLARESWELLYSLESLDKEFTRICLSWKTETWLWLRIFLTDMIIYQGQYKKAISSLHHLAALQGSHSPQQITGQGSLENQRALIQLATCHFALGEYRQTCEKVLDLMCYILLPIQEGGKVQEEQPKVKSKFRKGSDLKLWPCTSRAIMPYCLHLLLACFKLRAFTDSRDDMALGHVIVLLQHEWPRGENLFLKAINKICQQGNFQYENFFNYVTNIDMLEEFAYLRTQEGGKIHLELLPNQAMLIKTSSPPMGLLQQEFIPVLQPSIQTADRHHTVTRGITKGVKEDFRLAMERQVSRCGENLMVVLHRFCINEKILLLQTLS
- the INTS10 gene encoding integrator complex subunit 10 isoform X3, with product MSAQGDCEFLVKRARELVPGDLWAAKAWLITARSLYPADFNIQYEMYTIERNAERTASAGRLLYDMFVNFPDQPAVWREISVITSALRNDSQDKQTQFLRGLFETLPGRVQCEMLLKATEQCFNTLERAEMLLLLLRRFPETVVQHGVGLGETLLEAESIEEQESPVNCFRKLFVCDVLPLIINNPDVRLPASLLYKYLNKAAEFYINYVTRSTQTESQYQGSQDSSDIMSPSKRSSQKYIIDGLTEKSSQITDPWERLFKILSVVGMRCEWQMDKGRRSFGDILHRMKDLCRYISNFDSDAHAKYKNQVVYSTMLVFFKNAFQYVSNIQPSLFQGPNAPNQAPLILLEDVTNVYGDTDIDRNKHIHKKRKLAEGREKTMQSSDDEDPSGKARSRHIAVNKADLANSIEVLESFKLARESWELLYSLESLDKEFTRICLSWKTETWLWLRIFLTDMIIYQGQYKKAISSLHHLAALQGSHSPQQITGQGSLENQRALIQLATCHFALGEYRQTCEKVLDLMCYILLPIQEGGKVQEEQPKVKSKFRKGSDLKLWPCTSRAIMPYCLHLLLACFKLRAFTDSRDDMALGHVIVLLQHEWPRGENLFLKAINKICQQGNFQYENFFNYVTNIDMLEEFAYLRTQEGGKIHLELLPNQAMLIKTSSPPMGLLQQEFIPVLQPSIQTADRHHTVTRGITKGVKEDFRLAMERQVSRCGENLMVVLHRFCINEKILLLQTLS